A stretch of Aerococcus urinaehominis DNA encodes these proteins:
- a CDS encoding heavy metal translocating P-type ATPase → MTASYRILHQSGSRIRLGLPFVSSPNVQNYLNQLARQVDEIDYLQFYLQADRMTIHIKPGQKIDLASFLSRIDLDTVQSFYEDAKDLVTEGPGQIITSQVLKRMTYKTLVPPPVRYGITLAKACTYGWQALQSLLAKQLDMAVLDFAAVLASIYQNDYEAAGTIMFILELGERLDAWTLDKSISDLTAGLNQSDVDIWRLDEDDERHLVNAQLIKAGDRIVVAEGQSIYFDGQIVAGSGATQEGSLTGEPFPVAKQVGDQVYANTVLESGELIVQVTDAQMNSRLHRLIDQIHTAQDQQSSQEVKLLSRADDLVKYNFIGMALTYLLTGQVAKAMTFLMVDFSCAIKLSTSISYMTAIRQALQAGILVKGSRFIDLYQEIDQFIFDKTGTLTESKLEIKEVIPFGDYTYEEVLRIAACLEEHFYHPIAQSVVDKAKDEGIDHEEMHGPLYHIASKGVKSSIDGQPVLIGSYRFLHEEGVVFDQDSQALIDKYKGRYNLLYLSFAKDLIAIFCIDTPLRAETVSVLSELKAQGKELALLTGDTSDRTAAVRELVDFDQVKTDVSPQDKFDFIKAQQADNKKVLMIGDGLNDSAAIAQADIGVVMADSSDIARQTADIIFLNDQLTSFARMDQVHYALDGQLNRNLKLAVAINSSLIGFGLLGWLAGSSLALLHNLTTVVIVADSLKFKVTT, encoded by the coding sequence ATGACAGCTAGTTATCGTATCCTCCACCAAAGCGGGTCTAGAATACGTCTGGGCCTGCCTTTTGTATCTAGCCCAAATGTTCAGAATTATCTCAACCAGCTGGCTCGCCAGGTAGATGAGATTGATTATCTGCAATTTTACTTGCAGGCTGATCGGATGACCATCCATATCAAGCCGGGCCAAAAAATTGATTTAGCCAGCTTTTTATCGCGTATTGATTTGGATACGGTTCAATCCTTTTATGAAGATGCTAAGGATTTAGTGACGGAAGGTCCCGGCCAAATTATCACCAGTCAAGTGCTCAAACGGATGACTTATAAGACCTTGGTCCCGCCACCAGTACGTTATGGTATCACCCTGGCTAAGGCTTGCACTTACGGCTGGCAAGCTCTCCAATCCCTCTTAGCTAAGCAACTAGATATGGCCGTCCTAGATTTTGCAGCGGTCCTTGCTTCTATTTACCAAAATGATTATGAAGCGGCTGGTACAATCATGTTTATTTTAGAGTTAGGTGAGCGCTTAGATGCTTGGACCTTGGATAAGTCAATTTCAGACTTAACTGCCGGCCTTAACCAATCAGATGTTGATATCTGGCGATTAGACGAGGACGATGAGCGTCATCTGGTCAATGCCCAGCTCATTAAAGCCGGGGACCGGATTGTGGTGGCTGAGGGCCAGAGTATTTATTTTGATGGTCAAATTGTTGCTGGTAGTGGCGCCACCCAGGAGGGGAGCCTAACTGGCGAGCCTTTCCCGGTAGCCAAGCAAGTCGGCGACCAGGTTTATGCCAATACCGTGCTTGAAAGTGGTGAGTTAATTGTTCAGGTGACAGATGCTCAGATGAATTCCCGTCTCCACCGCTTGATTGACCAAATTCACACCGCCCAAGACCAACAGTCTAGCCAGGAGGTTAAACTATTATCGCGGGCCGATGATTTAGTCAAGTATAACTTTATTGGTATGGCCCTAACTTACTTATTGACTGGTCAAGTGGCTAAGGCCATGACCTTTTTAATGGTTGATTTCTCCTGTGCCATTAAGCTCTCGACCTCGATTTCATATATGACAGCTATCCGCCAGGCCCTGCAAGCGGGTATCTTAGTCAAGGGGTCACGTTTTATTGACCTCTACCAAGAAATTGACCAATTTATTTTTGATAAGACTGGCACCTTAACTGAGAGTAAGTTAGAAATTAAGGAAGTCATTCCTTTTGGTGACTACACTTACGAGGAAGTGCTGCGGATTGCTGCTTGTCTGGAGGAACATTTCTATCATCCTATTGCCCAATCAGTAGTTGACAAGGCTAAGGATGAAGGTATCGACCATGAGGAAATGCATGGGCCTCTCTACCATATCGCCTCTAAGGGTGTGAAGTCATCAATTGATGGCCAACCGGTCTTGATTGGTTCTTATCGCTTCCTCCATGAAGAAGGTGTGGTCTTTGACCAGGATAGTCAAGCGCTGATCGACAAGTATAAAGGCCGCTATAACTTGTTGTATTTGTCTTTTGCCAAGGATTTAATTGCCATTTTCTGTATCGATACGCCTTTAAGAGCTGAGACTGTGTCAGTGTTAAGTGAGCTCAAAGCTCAGGGCAAGGAATTAGCCCTGTTAACCGGGGATACTAGTGACCGGACAGCAGCGGTTAGAGAATTAGTGGACTTTGACCAGGTTAAGACAGATGTTAGCCCACAGGATAAGTTTGATTTTATTAAAGCCCAACAAGCTGACAACAAGAAGGTGTTAATGATTGGGGATGGCTTGAATGATTCAGCAGCCATTGCCCAAGCTGATATCGGTGTGGTCATGGCTGACTCATCGGATATCGCCCGGCAAACAGCTGATATCATCTTCCTCAATGACCAACTCACCTCCTTTGCTAGGATGGACCAGGTCCACTATGCCCTAGATGGTCAGCTTAATCGTAACTTAAAGTTGGCGGTAGCCATTAATTCTAGTTTAATTGGTTTTGGCCTCTTAGGATGGCTAGCTGGCTCTAGCTTAGCCTTACTCCACAATTTGACGACTGTGGTGATTGTGGCTGATAGTTTAAAATTTAAAGTGACAACTTAA
- a CDS encoding DUF6110 family protein, with product MKKFAKRNKGTGIFAAGALAATAGVKLLTSKTAKQAYSTVIAKGMHAVDEVNQVISSAKQQAEDVYEDAKDIYAADKQAEAQELVVVEPTTDSAPAADATSREVD from the coding sequence TTGAAGAAATTCGCTAAGCGAAACAAGGGAACTGGTATTTTTGCTGCCGGCGCTTTGGCAGCAACAGCTGGGGTCAAATTATTGACTAGTAAAACAGCTAAACAGGCCTATTCAACAGTGATTGCCAAGGGCATGCACGCTGTTGATGAGGTGAATCAAGTGATTTCAAGTGCTAAACAGCAGGCTGAAGACGTTTATGAGGACGCTAAGGATATTTACGCAGCTGATAAGCAAGCTGAAGCCCAAGAATTAGTTGTGGTAGAACCGACTACCGATTCAGCACCAGCAGCTGATGCGACAAGTCGGGAAGTGGACTAG
- the uvrB gene encoding excinuclease ABC subunit UvrB: MTDQFELIAPYEPNGDQPTAIKELVAGVEGNDPAMVLLGGTGTGKTFTMANVIAETNRPTLVLAHNKTLAGQLYGELKEFFPNNAVEYFVSYYDYYQPEAYVPSSDSYIEKSASVNDEIDKLRHSASSALLERRDVIVVASVSCIYGLVNPEDYRDHVISIRVGQDLERNELMRRLVDNQFERNDIDFRRGTFRVRGDVLEIFLASRESTAIRVEFFGDEIDRIREIDTLTGEVKADVDHYPIYPATHFVANNEQIRQAVASIEAELDQRLEELRAENKLLEAQRLEQRTRYDMEMLLEMGYCNGIENYSRHMDGRAPGEAPFTLLDFFPDDYLLMVDESHMTMPQVRGMYNGDRARKQMLIDHGFRLPSALDNRPLKLAEFEERVNQAIYVSATPADYEIEKASGEVVEQIIRPTGLLDPIVEVRPIAGQIDDLISEINDRVDRNERVFITTLTKQMSEDLTDYLEEVGIKVKYLHSDIKTLERTEIIRDLRLGIFDVLVGINLLREGIDVPEVSLVAILDADKEGFLRNEKSLIQTIGRAARNAGGHVIMYADGITDSMQRAIDETKRRRAIQEAYNEKHGIVPQTIKKEIRDLIAITHDVDAAAEAVDLTESIRALSRDDKAQAIENLELEMRQAAKDLEFEKAAELRDIVMEMKAEFNMK; the protein is encoded by the coding sequence ATGACAGATCAATTTGAATTAATCGCCCCCTATGAGCCAAATGGGGACCAACCGACGGCGATTAAGGAGTTAGTAGCTGGGGTGGAAGGCAATGATCCGGCCATGGTCCTCCTTGGTGGGACTGGTACTGGGAAAACTTTTACCATGGCTAATGTGATTGCTGAGACCAACCGGCCGACTCTGGTTTTGGCTCATAATAAGACTTTGGCGGGTCAGCTATACGGGGAGCTCAAGGAGTTCTTTCCTAATAATGCGGTTGAGTATTTTGTTTCTTACTACGATTATTATCAACCTGAGGCCTATGTGCCGTCATCTGATTCTTATATTGAAAAGTCAGCTTCCGTTAATGATGAGATTGATAAGCTGCGTCATTCGGCTTCGTCAGCGCTCTTAGAGCGGCGGGATGTGATTGTGGTTGCCTCGGTGTCTTGTATCTATGGTTTGGTTAACCCAGAAGACTACCGCGACCATGTGATTTCTATCCGGGTGGGTCAGGACTTGGAGCGTAATGAACTGATGCGACGCTTGGTTGACAACCAGTTTGAGCGTAATGATATCGATTTTCGCCGTGGTACCTTCCGGGTCCGGGGGGATGTGCTAGAAATATTCCTGGCCTCACGGGAGTCGACAGCGATTCGGGTGGAATTTTTCGGTGATGAAATTGATCGGATTCGAGAAATTGATACCCTGACGGGCGAGGTCAAGGCGGATGTCGACCACTACCCGATTTACCCTGCTACCCACTTTGTGGCCAATAATGAGCAAATTCGCCAGGCGGTGGCCTCGATTGAAGCTGAGCTAGACCAGCGCCTTGAAGAGTTACGCGCTGAAAATAAATTGTTGGAAGCTCAACGTCTCGAGCAGCGCACCCGCTATGATATGGAGATGCTTTTGGAAATGGGGTATTGTAATGGGATTGAGAATTATTCCCGCCATATGGATGGCCGAGCCCCTGGTGAAGCGCCATTTACCCTCTTGGACTTCTTCCCCGATGATTATCTCTTGATGGTTGATGAGTCTCATATGACCATGCCCCAGGTTCGTGGCATGTACAACGGGGACCGGGCCCGCAAGCAGATGCTGATTGACCATGGTTTCCGCCTGCCGTCAGCCCTGGACAACCGACCTTTGAAATTAGCTGAATTTGAAGAACGGGTCAACCAGGCTATTTATGTGTCGGCCACCCCAGCGGACTATGAAATTGAAAAGGCGAGTGGCGAAGTAGTTGAACAGATTATTCGGCCAACTGGCTTGCTGGATCCAATTGTGGAAGTGCGCCCAATTGCCGGGCAAATTGATGATTTAATTTCAGAAATTAATGACCGGGTGGACCGCAATGAACGGGTCTTCATCACGACCTTGACCAAACAAATGTCGGAAGACTTGACCGATTATCTAGAAGAAGTCGGCATTAAGGTCAAATATCTCCACTCTGATATTAAGACCTTGGAACGGACGGAGATTATTCGCGATCTCCGCCTTGGGATTTTCGATGTCCTGGTCGGAATCAACCTCTTGCGGGAGGGAATTGATGTGCCTGAAGTTTCCCTGGTAGCGATTTTGGATGCTGACAAGGAAGGTTTCCTCCGCAACGAGAAGTCGCTCATCCAAACCATTGGCCGGGCCGCTCGGAACGCGGGCGGTCATGTCATTATGTATGCGGACGGTATTACTGATTCTATGCAGCGTGCCATTGATGAGACCAAGCGGCGTCGGGCCATTCAAGAGGCCTACAATGAAAAACATGGTATTGTACCGCAAACCATTAAGAAAGAAATCCGCGACCTGATTGCCATCACCCATGATGTCGATGCCGCAGCCGAAGCGGTTGACCTGACTGAATCCATCCGGGCGCTTAGCCGCGACGATAAGGCCCAAGCTATTGAAAATCTGGAACTGGAAATGCGTCAGGCTGCCAAAGACCTTGAATTCGAGAAAGCGGCTGAACTGCGGGATATTGTCATGGAAATGAAGGCCGAGTTTAATATGAAGTAA
- a CDS encoding IS256 family transposase yields MAQLNITLNLEEITEAVLNSDMDQMMKSLTVTIFNAYMQAEREEFINAKRYERTDDRKDYRNGSYKRNFKTKVGTVELDVPRTRSGEFDTKLFDKYQRMDKAFVAVLTEMYINGVSTRRIKKVVETLCGEGVSKSFVSSVNKNLDPAVFEFKGRSLTHTNFRYVYVDAMYIKVRENHRSVSKGVYIAQGINDDNRREIIGFMIADNESEENWKNFFLDLKARGLTKPTLIISDAHKGLKSAISNQFLGTTWQRCTVHFLRNILAHFPKKDCSHERSLLKRIFNADSQQRARELKFEFVEYVSGNEKYDKAVNTLEEGFEDAIPYLLEPTPYRVSLKTTNSLERLNREIRRREKVVGLFPNIEAAERLIGSVLLDLHEYWETCPHKFFNNIV; encoded by the coding sequence ATGGCTCAACTAAATATTACCCTAAACTTAGAAGAAATTACAGAGGCAGTTCTAAACAGTGATATGGATCAGATGATGAAGTCCCTAACTGTAACCATCTTTAATGCCTATATGCAAGCAGAGCGTGAGGAATTTATTAATGCTAAGCGCTATGAGCGCACAGATGACCGGAAAGATTATCGTAATGGCTCCTATAAAAGAAACTTTAAAACAAAGGTAGGGACTGTTGAACTGGATGTCCCTCGGACACGATCAGGAGAATTTGATACCAAGCTATTCGATAAATATCAACGTATGGACAAGGCCTTTGTGGCTGTTTTAACCGAAATGTATATTAATGGGGTCTCAACACGCCGTATTAAGAAGGTTGTTGAAACACTCTGTGGCGAAGGTGTTTCTAAATCATTTGTCTCTTCAGTAAATAAAAACTTGGACCCTGCTGTTTTCGAATTTAAAGGGCGTTCCCTAACACATACGAATTTTCGATATGTTTATGTCGATGCCATGTATATTAAAGTTCGCGAAAACCATCGTTCTGTCTCTAAAGGTGTTTATATTGCTCAGGGTATTAACGATGATAATCGTCGCGAAATTATCGGCTTTATGATTGCTGATAATGAATCAGAAGAAAACTGGAAGAACTTCTTCCTTGATTTAAAGGCCAGAGGCCTAACTAAACCAACATTAATTATATCTGACGCCCACAAGGGACTAAAATCAGCGATTAGTAATCAATTTTTAGGCACTACCTGGCAACGGTGTACGGTTCATTTTCTACGTAATATTTTAGCTCATTTTCCAAAAAAGGATTGCAGTCATGAGAGAAGTCTTCTAAAGAGAATATTTAATGCTGATAGTCAACAAAGAGCGCGAGAGTTAAAATTTGAATTTGTAGAATACGTTAGTGGCAATGAGAAATATGACAAAGCTGTTAATACGCTAGAGGAAGGCTTCGAAGATGCTATCCCATACTTATTAGAACCCACACCTTATCGCGTTTCACTGAAAACAACTAACAGTCTAGAAAGGCTAAATCGAGAAATTAGAAGAAGAGAGAAAGTTGTCGGCCTCTTTCCTAATATAGAGGCTGCGGAGCGACTTATAGGAAGTGTATTGCTTGATTTGCATGAATATTGGGAGACATGTCCTCATAAATTCTTTAATAACATAGTCTAA
- a CDS encoding nuclease-related domain-containing protein — protein sequence MSLILNWYEACYIRQGLSEEQKRKFMNLRSGALGEEMLYQCLAQHISASQVLTDLWFRLDEQVTQIDAIVVSQEHIYVIEAKNYHRNHEYRNGQWWSAGQLLTYNPFSQLNRSIKILQRLIGYKNYWYLSLYESR from the coding sequence ATGTCATTAATTTTAAATTGGTACGAGGCCTGCTATATCAGACAAGGCTTAAGTGAAGAACAAAAAAGAAAGTTCATGAATTTACGCAGTGGCGCTTTAGGTGAGGAAATGCTATATCAATGTTTAGCTCAGCACATTAGCGCAAGTCAAGTCCTGACAGATTTGTGGTTTCGCCTAGATGAACAAGTAACACAAATTGATGCTATAGTAGTCAGTCAGGAACACATTTATGTCATCGAAGCTAAAAATTATCATCGCAATCATGAATACCGTAATGGGCAGTGGTGGTCTGCTGGCCAGCTGCTAACTTACAACCCTTTTAGCCAATTAAATAGATCGATTAAAATCTTACAGCGCTTAATTGGCTATAAAAATTACTGGTATCTTAGCCTATATGAGTCAAGATAG
- the rpsT gene encoding 30S ribosomal protein S20, with protein MANIASAIKRARQNDKVSAQNHAKKNEMRTAIKRYEQAVSEGADNAQELLVHANKLIDQAASKNLIHANKAARDKSRLAKKANA; from the coding sequence ATGGCAAATATTGCATCAGCTATTAAACGCGCACGTCAAAACGACAAAGTGTCAGCGCAAAACCATGCTAAAAAGAATGAAATGCGTACAGCAATCAAACGCTACGAACAAGCAGTCTCAGAAGGTGCTGATAACGCACAAGAACTTTTAGTTCACGCTAACAAGTTAATCGACCAAGCTGCTTCTAAAAACTTAATCCACGCTAACAAGGCTGCTCGTGATAAATCACGTCTAGCTAAAAAAGCAAATGCGTAA
- the holA gene encoding DNA polymerase III subunit delta: protein MDFKTSMAQVAAGQIAPVYTLVGQERYLRDRFEDQLMDQVLKGQVNDFNLTRLDMEEVPLADAMIEANTVSFFPEPRIVWLNNCYFLTGEKVKGGPDHQVDGLLAYLDQPAPDVVLVLSAPYEKLDQRKKITKALKQQAQMVDLGLVPAKQVPAYIQQVAKQAGWQISQPALKDLLDRTRYQLSLALSELDKLALYVGPGQEIDQTAVDQLVATANLDTDIFKLIDFIMQGQPTQALNLYRDLIARKETALGILALLESNFRLYCQVSQLQSLGYDQGTMAKTIGGHPYRIKMASQQIRAYPKEGLMRAYMQLIELDYRIKKGRVGDHLGIEWFILKFCSMSR from the coding sequence ATGGATTTTAAAACAAGCATGGCACAAGTAGCGGCTGGCCAGATTGCGCCGGTTTATACCTTAGTGGGTCAGGAGCGGTATTTGCGTGACCGCTTTGAAGACCAGCTTATGGACCAAGTCCTAAAAGGCCAGGTCAATGATTTTAACCTGACCCGATTAGATATGGAGGAAGTTCCCCTGGCTGATGCCATGATTGAAGCCAATACCGTTTCCTTTTTCCCTGAGCCCCGGATTGTTTGGCTCAATAATTGCTACTTTTTGACAGGGGAAAAAGTAAAGGGGGGACCCGACCACCAAGTAGACGGGCTCTTAGCCTATTTGGACCAGCCTGCCCCTGATGTAGTTCTAGTCCTTAGCGCCCCTTATGAAAAACTGGACCAACGTAAAAAAATCACCAAGGCCCTAAAGCAACAAGCCCAGATGGTCGACCTGGGCCTGGTGCCAGCTAAGCAAGTACCAGCCTATATTCAGCAAGTGGCTAAGCAAGCAGGTTGGCAGATTAGCCAACCGGCCTTAAAAGACCTCTTAGACCGGACCCGCTATCAGCTGAGCCTGGCCCTCAGCGAGCTAGACAAGTTGGCCCTCTATGTCGGTCCCGGTCAAGAAATTGACCAGACTGCCGTTGACCAACTTGTGGCCACAGCCAACCTGGATACTGATATCTTTAAGTTGATTGATTTTATTATGCAGGGGCAACCGACCCAGGCCCTTAATCTCTACCGTGACCTGATCGCCCGTAAGGAGACCGCACTGGGTATTCTGGCCTTACTTGAGAGTAACTTCCGCCTTTATTGCCAGGTCAGCCAGCTACAAAGTCTGGGCTATGACCAGGGGACCATGGCTAAAACCATTGGCGGCCACCCCTACCGGATTAAAATGGCCAGCCAGCAAATCCGCGCCTATCCCAAAGAAGGCCTGATGCGGGCCTATATGCAGCTGATTGAATTGGACTACCGGATTAAAAAGGGTCGGGTAGGCGACCATTTGGGGATTGAGTGGTTTATATTGAAGTTTTGTAGTATGTCGCGTTAA
- a CDS encoding DNA internalization-related competence protein ComEC/Rec2, with translation MRGYYFCLASIVLAATIILVFIPAWWSLLLFVLCLGRLLVGQTRFSKLIIVLVVGLVVSYLGLVKASGHSQLTGQEDQLLLQVKRTDIAISGDLAKFSAQVSLANGQREQVQVFYWLKNEADRDQLARLKGPVTMQVKAKLESPSPARNRGAFDYRKYLKGHGIHWLVTIQQIEGLTDQKGFLAWWDCLLFRLLIWLESLAQPRLRAYLLALFFNRSHQLDAEALAAYQAVGLIHLFSISGFHLNYFLKSSQHCLLRLGFLKEHSQMLVFILLLIYASLLGWPYGMVRAVVAYTFRQFCLWKNWPPDSLSGSCLSFILILLVRPLALFSLGFQLTYALTAAIIFLGPRVKATWSRPVVQELVLSFICCLTTIPFLVHHFHRFSWASLILNYFFSWAFANLVFPALLLVVCLHGLGLANQLIWLQELMAGCLGILESISQFNHHWQMLNWTIGLVPAWVLAGFTVILLYLARHFDQDGHLTRGQLGLLFVSLILLYNQAYLDPYGRLAMLDIGQGDTIYLELPYQRATYLVDVAEQPTFPKPAWAQRPRQSLVSRQILPALQAEGVRHLDGVFISHGDFDHMGGLNELLSQVKVKILYLPIGMQDDQEALASIASGLASSLNPRIQVIWLQAGDQVYLGAGYQAQVLAPSQVGQGENKDSLVLYTKLGPASVLLTGDVEGQAEHDVYHLLADQGLPVDILKVAHHGSDNSSPSQGLDLIKPKTAWISAGLNNRYGHPHDRVISDLENLGAEIYRTDQDGAVHYRFRPRSGIIDRMINEEGS, from the coding sequence ATGAGAGGCTACTATTTTTGTTTGGCCAGCATTGTACTAGCAGCAACAATCATCTTGGTATTTATTCCTGCTTGGTGGTCCCTCTTGCTATTTGTGCTTTGCCTAGGGCGGCTCTTAGTCGGCCAGACTAGATTTAGTAAATTGATAATCGTCCTGGTTGTGGGCCTAGTGGTCAGCTACCTAGGACTCGTTAAGGCTAGTGGCCACAGCCAGCTGACTGGTCAGGAAGACCAGCTTCTTTTACAGGTTAAGCGGACGGATATAGCTATTTCTGGTGACTTGGCCAAGTTCAGCGCCCAAGTTAGTCTCGCAAATGGTCAGCGTGAACAGGTCCAGGTCTTTTATTGGTTAAAAAATGAGGCTGACCGCGACCAGCTAGCCCGCCTCAAGGGACCTGTTACCATGCAGGTAAAAGCCAAATTAGAGTCCCCCAGTCCCGCCCGTAACCGGGGGGCTTTTGACTACCGCAAGTACCTAAAAGGCCACGGCATCCATTGGCTGGTAACGATTCAGCAAATTGAAGGCTTGACTGACCAAAAGGGCTTTTTGGCCTGGTGGGACTGCCTGCTTTTTCGCTTGCTTATTTGGCTAGAAAGCCTGGCCCAGCCGCGGCTGAGGGCTTATTTACTGGCCCTCTTTTTTAACCGCAGCCACCAGCTAGACGCTGAGGCCCTGGCTGCCTACCAGGCGGTGGGCCTGATTCATCTCTTTTCAATCTCCGGTTTTCACCTGAATTATTTTCTTAAATCTAGCCAACATTGCTTGCTACGGCTAGGATTTTTAAAAGAGCATAGTCAAATGCTGGTCTTTATCCTTTTGTTGATTTACGCCAGTCTCCTGGGCTGGCCCTACGGCATGGTCCGGGCGGTGGTTGCCTATACTTTCCGCCAGTTCTGCTTGTGGAAAAATTGGCCCCCTGACAGCCTCAGTGGCTCTTGCCTCAGTTTCATATTGATTTTATTGGTCCGTCCCCTGGCCCTATTTAGTTTAGGCTTCCAGCTGACCTATGCTCTAACAGCAGCCATTATTTTTCTGGGCCCCCGGGTCAAGGCAACTTGGTCAAGGCCGGTGGTGCAGGAGCTGGTCCTGTCTTTTATTTGCTGTTTGACCACCATTCCTTTTTTGGTCCATCATTTTCATCGCTTTTCTTGGGCCAGTTTAATCCTCAATTACTTCTTCTCCTGGGCCTTTGCCAATCTCGTTTTCCCCGCCCTCTTGTTGGTAGTCTGCTTACATGGTCTGGGCCTGGCCAACCAGCTAATTTGGCTGCAGGAGTTAATGGCCGGCTGCCTGGGTATTTTAGAAAGTATCAGCCAATTTAACCACCACTGGCAGATGCTTAATTGGACCATTGGCCTGGTGCCGGCTTGGGTCTTGGCTGGTTTTACGGTTATTCTCTTATACTTGGCTCGCCACTTTGACCAGGACGGCCACCTGACCAGGGGCCAGTTGGGGTTACTTTTTGTGAGTTTGATTTTACTATACAACCAAGCCTATCTGGATCCCTATGGCCGCCTGGCTATGCTGGATATTGGTCAGGGGGACACAATATATCTTGAGTTACCGTACCAAAGGGCGACTTACCTGGTCGATGTGGCTGAGCAGCCCACCTTTCCCAAACCAGCTTGGGCCCAGCGCCCGCGCCAGAGTCTGGTCAGCCGGCAAATTTTACCGGCCTTGCAAGCTGAGGGGGTTCGCCATCTGGACGGGGTTTTTATCAGCCATGGGGACTTTGACCATATGGGGGGCTTAAATGAATTACTTAGCCAGGTTAAGGTAAAAATCCTTTATTTACCCATTGGTATGCAGGATGACCAAGAGGCCCTAGCTAGTATCGCAAGTGGACTAGCTAGCAGTTTAAATCCGCGTATCCAAGTGATTTGGTTGCAGGCAGGTGACCAGGTGTACCTAGGAGCGGGCTACCAGGCCCAGGTCCTGGCCCCTAGCCAAGTTGGCCAGGGGGAAAACAAGGACTCCTTGGTTTTATATACCAAGTTGGGGCCAGCTAGCGTCTTATTAACGGGTGACGTTGAGGGCCAGGCTGAGCATGATGTGTACCACTTGCTAGCTGACCAAGGCTTGCCAGTCGATATTTTAAAGGTGGCCCACCACGGCTCAGACAATTCCAGCCCCAGTCAAGGACTAGACTTGATTAAACCCAAAACTGCCTGGATTTCAGCCGGTCTAAACAACCGCTACGGCCACCCCCATGACCGAGTGATTAGTGACTTGGAAAATTTGGGGGCAGAGATTTACCGGACCGACCAGGATGGGGCGGTCCACTATCGTTTTCGGCCCAGGTCAGGTATAATTGACAGGATGATTAATGAGGAGGGGTCTTGA
- a CDS encoding helix-hairpin-helix domain-containing protein, with the protein MDFFNRIKNDWQSLTIGQFLSLYKGLVGAVASFLFILCLLVSVLLGWSRPASDQAGSLQLADTASQSSQVLTSSASSADQNQDGGSPDQADLQSAASQPADSALSYVDVKGAVKAPGIYRVEAGMRVQDAVDLAGGLTEQADSQRVNLAQLLTDQMVVFIPSQGQEEVPAMMTVTNDPSSPGGQAATVGGSGPSQTNLININTADASQLQEISGIGEKKAADIIAHRETKGAFQSVDDLTQVSGIGEKTLAKIRDQVTVQ; encoded by the coding sequence ATGGATTTTTTTAATCGGATAAAAAATGATTGGCAGTCACTGACTATTGGTCAATTTTTATCCTTGTATAAAGGTTTAGTGGGGGCAGTTGCTAGTTTTTTGTTTATATTATGCTTGTTAGTGTCTGTGCTGCTGGGCTGGTCCAGGCCTGCTAGCGACCAAGCTGGCAGTCTTCAGCTAGCGGATACAGCCAGCCAGTCCAGCCAGGTTTTAACCAGTTCAGCCAGTTCAGCTGACCAAAATCAAGATGGTGGCAGTCCTGACCAGGCTGATTTGCAGTCGGCTGCGTCCCAGCCTGCCGATTCAGCTCTCAGCTATGTGGATGTGAAGGGGGCGGTCAAAGCGCCTGGCATCTACCGGGTTGAAGCGGGTATGCGGGTCCAGGATGCGGTAGATTTAGCGGGTGGCTTGACCGAACAGGCGGACAGCCAGCGGGTTAATTTAGCCCAATTATTAACGGACCAGATGGTGGTTTTTATCCCCAGCCAGGGCCAAGAGGAAGTGCCAGCGATGATGACAGTCACTAATGATCCTAGTAGTCCGGGTGGCCAAGCGGCGACTGTTGGTGGCTCAGGCCCTAGCCAGACAAACTTGATTAATATCAATACGGCTGATGCCAGCCAGCTCCAGGAGATTTCCGGTATCGGCGAGAAGAAGGCTGCCGATATTATTGCCCACCGCGAGACCAAGGGGGCCTTTCAAAGTGTTGATGACCTGACCCAGGTTTCCGGCATTGGAGAAAAGACCCTGGCTAAAATTCGTGACCAGGTAACTGTCCAATGA